A single region of the Triticum dicoccoides isolate Atlit2015 ecotype Zavitan chromosome 2B, WEW_v2.0, whole genome shotgun sequence genome encodes:
- the LOC119366980 gene encoding bidirectional sugar transporter SWEET6b-like — protein sequence MVSADVARNIVGITGNVISFGLFLSPVPTFWRIYKAKDVEEFKPDPYLATLMNCLLWFFYGLPIVHPNSTLVLTINGIGLVIESAYIIIFIIYAAKNTRWKMLGVLALEAVFVAAVVAGVLLGAHTHEKRSMIVGILCVIFGSIMYASPLTIMGKVIRTKSVEYMPFFLSLVNFLNGCCWTAYALIKFDIYITIPNALGTIFGLIQLIMYFYYYRSTPKKGKNVELPTVLTKNAVTSGIVSVTIEK from the exons GGTTTCCGCCGACGTGGCCCGCAACATCGTCGGCATCACAGGCAATGTCATCTCCTTCGGCCTCTTCCTCTCCCCTGT GCCGACGTTCTGGCGGATCTacaaggccaaggacgtggaggAGTTCAAGCCGGACCCCTACCTGGCGACGCTCATGAACTGCCTGCTCTGGTTCTTTTACGGGCTCCCCATCGTCCACCCCAACAGCACCCTCGTCCTCACCATCAACGGCATCGGTCTCGTCATCGAGAGCGcctacatcatcatcttcatcatctacgCGGCCAAGAACACAAGG TGGAAGATGCTGGGCGTGCTCGCCCTCGAGGCGGTGTTCGTGGCTGCCGTGGTGGCcggtgtgctcctcggtgcccACACCCATGAGAAGCGCTCCATGATCGTAGGCATCCTCTGCGTCATCTTCGGCTCCATCATGTACGCCTCCCCGCTCACCATCATG GGTAAAGTGATCAGGACCAAGAGTGTGGAGTACATGCCATTCTTCCTGTCGCTGGTGAACTTCCTCAATGGCTGCTGCTGGACGGCCTATGCGCTTATCAAGTTTGACATCTACATCACG ATCCCCAATGCCCTCGGTACAATCTTTGGTCTCATCCAGCTGATCatgtacttctactactacagatcTACCCCCAAGAAGGGCAAGAATGTTGAACTGCCCACTGTCCTCACCAAAAACGCCGTTACTAGCGGCATCGTCTCCGTCACCATAGAGAAATAA